In Firmicutes bacterium HGW-Firmicutes-1, a genomic segment contains:
- a CDS encoding beta-ketoacyl-ACP reductase produces the protein MLDKKVALITGANTGIGKEIALTLAAEGFIVIVNYLFNEEKAQEVKSEIEGKGGQCHLQYGDVSDFTKAAEIMEEAFTMFGRLDVLVNNAGITRDQLVLRMTEEDFDDVLRVNLKGTFNCVKGVSKRMLKQRFGKIINMSSVVGIMGNIGQCNYSASKAGVIGLTKSLAREFAARNIQVNAIAPGFIETDMTDKIPEKIKEEMISTIPLQRMGKPEDIASLVAFLASDKANYITGQIIQVDGGMAM, from the coding sequence ATGTTAGATAAAAAAGTAGCTCTTATAACAGGCGCTAATACAGGTATTGGTAAGGAAATTGCCCTTACATTAGCCGCAGAAGGATTTATTGTAATTGTAAATTACTTATTCAATGAAGAAAAAGCCCAAGAGGTTAAATCAGAAATTGAAGGTAAAGGTGGACAGTGTCACCTGCAATACGGAGATGTAAGTGATTTTACAAAGGCAGCTGAAATAATGGAAGAAGCTTTTACTATGTTTGGAAGATTAGATGTATTAGTCAATAACGCGGGTATCACTAGAGATCAGCTTGTTTTAAGAATGACGGAGGAAGATTTTGATGATGTTCTTCGTGTAAATCTAAAGGGTACTTTTAATTGTGTAAAAGGTGTTTCTAAGAGAATGCTCAAGCAACGATTTGGTAAAATAATTAACATGTCATCTGTAGTTGGAATTATGGGGAATATAGGACAATGTAATTATTCAGCATCTAAGGCAGGGGTTATTGGTTTAACGAAGTCACTCGCACGTGAATTCGCTGCAAGAAATATTCAAGTAAATGCTATAGCACCAGGGTTTATTGAGACAGATATGACAGATAAAATCCCAGAAAAAATAAAAGAAGAAATGATAAGTACAATACCCCTTCAAAGAATGGGAAAACCTGAAGATATTGCAAGTTTAGTTGCATTTCTAGCTTCAGATAAAGCTAATTATATAACGGGTCAAATAATACAAGTTGATGGCGGCATGGCCATGTAA
- a CDS encoding acyl carrier protein: MNFEKLKELIVEELGVEADAVTAEASFSDDLGADSLDLFELVMAIEDTFGVKIPNEDLANIKTVQNAIDYIEAN, from the coding sequence ATGAATTTTGAAAAATTAAAAGAACTTATTGTAGAAGAATTAGGTGTTGAAGCAGACGCAGTAACAGCGGAAGCAAGTTTTTCTGATGATTTAGGAGCAGATTCTTTAGACTTATTTGAATTAGTTATGGCTATAGAAGACACTTTTGGTGTAAAAATTCCAAATGAAGATTTAGCTAATATCAAAACAGTTCAAAATGCAATTGATTATATTGAAGCTAACTAA
- the fabD gene encoding [acyl-carrier-protein] S-malonyltransferase codes for MSKIAFVFPGQGAQYVGMGEEIIKSNIESKAIFDCADKILDFDLKEICFTQQEKINSTEYTQPALLTVSIAILKAIEELGIKPDYVAGLSLGEYSALVANGCIAFEDAVYLVRKRGQFMEEAARKTQGSMAAILGSDRVTIEEECKKASGIVGIANYNSPAQMVIAGEIQSVSEVSSKLSEKGIRVIPLNVSGAFHSILMKEAANQLETVLNDIQINSFETPYATNVTGEIITTSEEVKALLIQQVMSSVKWEDCIHSLIAKGVDIFVEIGPGKTLSGLIKKIDRSKKVVNIENFNGLQSLKKELEV; via the coding sequence ATGAGCAAAATAGCATTTGTTTTTCCAGGTCAAGGAGCACAGTATGTAGGTATGGGAGAAGAAATAATAAAAAGCAATATTGAAAGTAAAGCTATCTTTGACTGTGCTGATAAAATACTTGATTTTGATTTAAAAGAAATTTGCTTTACACAACAAGAAAAAATCAATAGTACAGAATATACACAACCAGCATTGCTTACTGTTTCTATAGCAATTTTAAAGGCTATTGAAGAGTTAGGTATTAAGCCTGATTATGTAGCAGGGTTAAGCCTTGGTGAATATAGTGCGCTTGTAGCAAATGGATGTATCGCTTTTGAAGACGCTGTTTATCTTGTAAGAAAAAGAGGACAGTTTATGGAAGAAGCAGCTAGAAAAACACAAGGCTCAATGGCAGCAATTCTTGGATCAGATAGAGTAACAATTGAGGAAGAATGTAAAAAGGCATCAGGAATTGTAGGTATAGCAAATTATAATAGTCCAGCACAAATGGTTATTGCAGGGGAAATTCAATCAGTTTCAGAAGTCTCTTCAAAGCTTTCAGAAAAAGGAATTAGAGTAATTCCACTAAACGTTAGTGGTGCTTTTCACTCGATATTAATGAAAGAGGCGGCTAATCAGCTGGAAACGGTGCTGAATGATATACAAATTAATTCATTTGAAACACCGTATGCAACTAACGTAACAGGAGAAATAATAACTACAAGTGAAGAGGTTAAGGCCTTACTCATTCAACAGGTTATGTCATCTGTGAAATGGGAGGACTGTATTCATTCCTTAATTGCAAAAGGTGTAGATATATTTGTTGAAATTGGACCAGGAAAAACCTTATCTGGACTCATTAAAAAAATAGATAGAAGTAAAAAAGTAGTAAACATTGAAAACTTTAATGGCTTACAAAGCTTAAAAAAGGAATTGGAGGTATAG
- a CDS encoding alpha/beta hydrolase, which translates to MPVDGKEWIILIHGFHRSYMDMTPLRNLLISKGYKVSRINLPLTFSTIEEATSALIEIADKKIPKLKNGQKIHLVGHSTGGLIIRHFLAVSDFLPYVGRCVLIATPNHGYKLASYAEKLSKTYISIYKTMKSLQPEQVNLLKLIGNEVEIGAIAGTKSSPLLSGLIGGINDGRIDVNAVKYDELTDFITLPYKHTQIHKKEETAELIDTFIKTGKFLTDL; encoded by the coding sequence ATGCCCGTAGATGGAAAAGAATGGATAATTCTAATACATGGATTTCACAGATCTTACATGGATATGACCCCGCTTAGAAACTTATTAATTTCAAAGGGGTATAAGGTATCTAGAATTAACTTACCATTAACCTTTTCGACAATTGAAGAAGCAACTAGTGCTTTGATAGAAATAGCAGACAAAAAAATCCCTAAGCTTAAAAACGGACAAAAGATTCATTTGGTCGGTCATAGTACGGGTGGTTTAATTATACGTCATTTTCTTGCTGTTAGTGATTTTTTGCCTTACGTTGGACGTTGTGTTCTAATTGCAACACCTAATCATGGATATAAGCTTGCTAGCTACGCAGAAAAACTTTCTAAAACCTATATAAGTATCTATAAAACTATGAAAAGCCTACAGCCTGAACAAGTTAATTTATTAAAGCTTATCGGTAACGAAGTAGAAATTGGTGCCATTGCTGGAACTAAGTCATCCCCACTTCTATCTGGTCTTATCGGAGGCATAAATGATGGACGTATTGATGTAAATGCTGTTAAGTATGATGAATTAACAGACTTCATTACGCTTCCGTATAAGCACACTCAAATACATAAGAAAGAAGAAACCGCTGAGCTTATCGATACCTTTATTAAAACTGGTAAATTCTTAACAGATCTATAA
- a CDS encoding acetyl-CoA carboxylase carboxyl transferase subunit beta, whose amino-acid sequence MANVFRKTQYVKLPTKQVIQQNIPTDLWVKCDVCGEIIYKDDFHTNNKTCVKCEQHFRLDGYGRVKLVIDEGTFVESNLDVITKNVLNFPGYDKKIEALQQSTGLVEGVITGTGEMNGCKVALGVMDSRFLMGSMGAAVGEKITRLIEEATMQKIPLIIFTASGGARMQEGIISLMQMAKTSAAIGRHSEKGGLYITVLTDPTTGGVTASFAMLGDVILAEPGSLIGFAGPRVIKQTIKQDLPEGFQRAEFLLEHGFVDKIVKRNEMKETLYKIVKLHGII is encoded by the coding sequence ATGGCCAATGTATTTCGTAAAACACAATATGTTAAGCTTCCGACAAAACAAGTAATTCAACAAAATATTCCTACTGATTTATGGGTCAAATGTGATGTTTGTGGAGAAATTATTTATAAGGATGACTTTCATACCAATAACAAAACCTGCGTAAAGTGTGAACAACATTTTAGGTTAGATGGTTATGGGCGAGTAAAACTAGTTATCGATGAAGGTACTTTTGTTGAAAGTAATTTAGATGTAATCACGAAAAATGTATTGAATTTTCCAGGTTATGATAAGAAGATTGAAGCACTTCAACAAAGCACTGGTTTGGTTGAGGGTGTAATTACTGGAACAGGAGAAATGAATGGGTGTAAGGTTGCATTAGGCGTCATGGATAGTAGATTTCTTATGGGTAGCATGGGAGCTGCTGTAGGAGAAAAAATTACAAGACTTATTGAAGAAGCGACAATGCAGAAAATTCCTTTGATTATATTTACGGCATCTGGTGGAGCTAGAATGCAGGAGGGTATCATATCTCTTATGCAGATGGCTAAAACATCCGCAGCAATTGGTAGACATAGTGAAAAGGGTGGACTTTATATTACCGTTTTAACAGATCCTACTACGGGTGGAGTTACAGCAAGCTTTGCAATGCTTGGGGATGTGATTTTAGCAGAACCGGGAAGCTTAATTGGTTTTGCAGGCCCAAGAGTAATTAAGCAAACCATTAAACAAGATCTTCCAGAGGGCTTTCAAAGAGCAGAATTTTTGTTAGAGCATGGTTTTGTAGATAAAATTGTTAAGAGAAATGAAATGAAAGAAACGCTATATAAAATTGTTAAACTTCATGGTATAATTTAA
- a CDS encoding PadR family transcriptional regulator translates to MNIQFNKGVIELCIFSILSKKEYYAYELVKIISSCIKIPMGTLYPLLRQLISDGFIETYIAELEGESKKFYRLTKKGFEAKESYVLEWHDILSRVNNLIKED, encoded by the coding sequence TTGAACATTCAATTTAATAAAGGGGTAATTGAATTATGTATATTCTCTATCCTTTCTAAAAAGGAATATTATGCTTATGAGCTTGTAAAAATAATTTCTAGTTGCATAAAGATACCCATGGGTACTTTATATCCCTTACTGAGACAATTAATATCTGATGGTTTTATAGAAACCTATATAGCGGAACTTGAAGGTGAATCCAAAAAGTTTTATCGTCTCACTAAAAAAGGCTTTGAAGCAAAAGAAAGTTATGTATTAGAATGGCATGACATCTTAAGTCGAGTCAACAATCTTATTAAGGAGGATTAA
- the accB gene encoding acetyl-CoA carboxylase biotin carboxyl carrier protein codes for METGEIKELIQALKDSEYSYIEIKHEGSQIILSKEATSISTPRGFVSHSSVEAAVVAKTETISEAVVVDSDSTCHIVKSPIVGTFYASSSPENPPFVKKGQKIKKGDTLCIIEAMKLMNEIDADVEGEIVDILICNEAVVEYNQPLFKIKVTA; via the coding sequence ATGGAGACAGGAGAAATAAAAGAACTAATTCAAGCACTTAAAGATTCAGAGTATAGTTATATTGAAATTAAACATGAAGGTAGTCAAATCATTCTTAGTAAAGAGGCAACTTCAATTTCCACGCCTAGAGGTTTTGTTTCTCATAGTAGTGTAGAAGCAGCAGTTGTAGCAAAAACAGAAACCATCAGTGAAGCAGTAGTAGTAGATAGTGATTCAACATGTCATATTGTAAAATCACCGATAGTGGGAACTTTTTATGCTTCATCCAGCCCTGAAAATCCACCTTTTGTAAAAAAAGGTCAAAAGATTAAAAAAGGTGATACGCTTTGTATTATTGAAGCGATGAAGCTGATGAATGAAATTGATGCTGATGTAGAAGGTGAGATTGTAGACATTCTAATCTGTAATGAAGCAGTTGTAGAATACAATCAACCATTGTTTAAGATCAAGGTAACGGCATAA
- the fabF gene encoding beta-ketoacyl-[acyl-carrier-protein] synthase II, translating to MRKRVVVTGLGVISPVGNNVDAFWSSLRQGVCGIDRTTSFDITEFDSKVSGQVKDFDEKVYMDRKIAKRMDRFSHFAIAATKEALDMSGLDLEKEDLTRIGVIIGSGIGSLGTIEIEEQKLIEKGPSKISPMLIPKIIANIAAGNVAIRFGLKGMCTCVVTACASGTNSIGDAFRAIQYGTADVMVAGGTESSICPLGIAGFTSLTALSTTHDPLKASRPFDKNRNGFVLGEGAGTLILEELDHALNRGANILAEVSGYGATCDAYHLTSPSPDGEGAARCMELAIADGGVSKEDISYINAHGTSTEYNDKFETIAIKRVFGDYAYKIPVSSTKSMTGHLLGAAGAIEAVACVKSINDNYVHPTIGYETPDEDCDLDYVPNFGREVEVNCVLTNSLGFGGHNATLLFKKYK from the coding sequence ATGCGTAAAAGAGTAGTAGTAACTGGGCTTGGGGTAATTTCTCCAGTTGGTAATAATGTAGATGCCTTCTGGAGCAGCTTACGACAAGGTGTATGTGGAATAGATAGAACAACAAGCTTTGATATAACGGAATTTGATTCAAAAGTTTCTGGTCAGGTTAAAGATTTTGATGAAAAGGTATATATGGACAGAAAAATTGCAAAGCGAATGGATCGATTTTCACATTTTGCGATAGCAGCGACTAAAGAGGCACTTGATATGTCTGGATTAGACCTTGAGAAGGAAGATTTGACTAGAATTGGTGTTATTATAGGCTCAGGCATTGGTAGCTTAGGAACGATTGAAATAGAAGAACAAAAGCTTATTGAAAAGGGCCCAAGTAAAATATCACCAATGCTTATTCCGAAAATCATTGCTAACATAGCAGCGGGTAATGTTGCTATTAGATTTGGGTTAAAGGGCATGTGTACATGTGTTGTAACAGCATGTGCAAGTGGTACTAATTCAATTGGAGATGCTTTTAGAGCAATTCAATATGGAACTGCTGATGTTATGGTAGCAGGTGGTACTGAAAGTAGTATTTGCCCGCTAGGAATTGCTGGTTTTACATCGCTAACAGCACTTTCAACAACACATGATCCATTAAAAGCTTCTAGACCCTTTGATAAAAATAGAAATGGTTTTGTTTTAGGAGAAGGAGCTGGCACGTTAATACTTGAAGAGCTAGATCATGCCTTAAATAGAGGTGCAAATATATTAGCAGAAGTTAGCGGATATGGAGCAACTTGTGATGCTTATCATCTTACGTCCCCTTCACCTGATGGAGAAGGTGCAGCAAGGTGTATGGAGTTAGCAATTGCAGATGGGGGTGTTTCGAAAGAAGATATATCCTATATTAATGCGCATGGCACAAGTACAGAATACAATGATAAGTTTGAGACAATTGCGATTAAAAGAGTTTTTGGTGATTATGCATATAAAATACCTGTTAGTTCAACAAAATCAATGACTGGACATTTACTTGGAGCAGCTGGAGCAATAGAGGCCGTTGCTTGTGTTAAGTCAATCAATGACAATTATGTACATCCTACAATTGGGTATGAGACACCAGATGAAGACTGTGATCTTGATTATGTTCCAAATTTTGGCAGAGAAGTTGAAGTGAACTGTGTTTTGACCAATTCATTAGGCTTTGGTGGTCACAATGCAACATTACTATTTAAAAAATATAAGTAA
- the accC gene encoding acetyl-CoA carboxylase biotin carboxylase subunit, which translates to MFNKILIANRGEIAVRIIRACRELGIQTVAVYSEADKESLHTQLADEAICIGPAKASESYLDIKRIISATLATKADAIHPGFGFLSETPKFAKICEESNITFIGPSSEMMECMGNKSRARETMKKAGIPIVPGSEGVIKDIKEAKKLAKRIGYPVIMKASSGGGGKGMRVAHCEEEVSNSFLMAKREAKASFNDDAMYMEKYVVNPKHIEFQIFGDKQGNIIHLGERDCSIQRRHQKVMEEAPSAAIDEALRKKMGDIAVKAAKAIHYYNAGTVEFLLAENGEFYFMEMNTRIQVEHPITEMITGIDLIKKQIEIAAGRPLNLKQKDVIIKGHSIECRINAENPSKGFRPSPGKITNLHLPGGNGVRIDSAIYYGYEVPPNYDSMLAKLIVYGKDRQEAIAKMNSAIGEFIIEGIDTNIEFQYEILHNKEFIEGKYNTGFIENLAKGVE; encoded by the coding sequence ATGTTTAATAAAATATTAATTGCAAATAGAGGCGAAATAGCAGTAAGAATTATTAGAGCTTGTAGAGAGCTTGGAATTCAAACTGTAGCAGTTTACTCAGAAGCAGACAAAGAATCACTACATACGCAACTAGCTGATGAAGCTATATGTATTGGACCTGCTAAGGCAAGCGAAAGCTATTTGGATATAAAAAGAATCATCAGTGCTACTTTAGCTACTAAGGCAGATGCAATACATCCTGGTTTCGGATTTTTATCGGAAACCCCTAAGTTTGCTAAAATATGCGAGGAAAGCAATATTACATTTATTGGACCAAGCTCTGAAATGATGGAATGCATGGGCAATAAATCAAGAGCTAGAGAAACAATGAAAAAGGCTGGAATTCCTATTGTGCCAGGTTCTGAAGGGGTAATAAAGGATATAAAAGAGGCTAAAAAACTTGCAAAACGTATAGGCTATCCTGTAATTATGAAGGCTTCCTCTGGTGGTGGAGGAAAGGGTATGAGAGTTGCGCACTGTGAAGAAGAGGTATCAAATAGCTTTTTGATGGCAAAAAGAGAAGCAAAAGCTTCCTTTAATGATGATGCAATGTATATGGAAAAATATGTTGTTAATCCTAAACATATAGAATTTCAAATATTTGGAGACAAGCAAGGTAACATCATTCATTTAGGTGAAAGAGATTGTTCGATTCAAAGAAGACATCAAAAGGTTATGGAGGAAGCACCTTCAGCAGCCATTGATGAAGCACTTAGAAAGAAAATGGGCGATATAGCTGTAAAAGCAGCAAAAGCGATTCATTATTACAATGCTGGAACTGTGGAATTTTTACTGGCTGAAAATGGAGAGTTTTATTTTATGGAAATGAACACTCGTATCCAAGTAGAACATCCAATAACTGAAATGATCACAGGAATTGACCTAATCAAAAAACAAATAGAAATTGCTGCGGGTAGACCATTAAATTTAAAGCAAAAGGATGTCATCATAAAAGGTCATTCAATTGAATGCCGTATAAATGCTGAAAATCCATCTAAAGGTTTTAGACCATCACCAGGAAAGATCACAAATTTACATTTGCCGGGTGGTAATGGTGTTAGAATTGATAGTGCAATTTATTATGGTTATGAAGTACCGCCTAACTACGATTCCATGTTAGCGAAGCTTATAGTATATGGTAAGGATAGGCAAGAAGCAATTGCTAAGATGAATAGTGCAATTGGAGAATTCATTATCGAAGGTATCGATACTAATATAGAATTCCAATATGAAATTTTGCATAATAAAGAATTTATTGAAGGTAAATATAACACTGGATTTATAGAAAACCTCGCAAAAGGTGTTGAATAA
- a CDS encoding 3-oxoacyl-ACP synthase, with protein MKYGKIIGTGKYLPDKILTNTELEQMVETNHEWIFSRTGIKERRIANDQTSYELAILAAEDALESSKLNPENIELIIVATMTAEYATPAIACLVQKAIGAKNALAFDLNAACSGFIFALHTANQFMISGTYKNALIIGSEKLSNIVNWEDRNTCVLFGDGAGAVVLEASEQPGIIETICQSVGDDYTSLTAGINRIKTPFPNTDVENNFIQMDGREVFEFACTKVPQCIEDVLVKANIEKSEVDYFILHQANIRIINRVAKKLDQNIEKFYTNIDSYGNTSSASIGIALDEMYRSGNLKDKKVVLSGFGAGLTYGASIIQF; from the coding sequence ATGAAATATGGAAAGATCATTGGTACAGGTAAATATTTACCAGATAAAATCCTTACCAATACTGAGTTAGAACAGATGGTAGAAACGAATCACGAATGGATATTTTCAAGAACAGGAATTAAAGAAAGACGAATTGCAAATGATCAAACCAGTTATGAACTTGCAATATTAGCAGCAGAAGATGCTCTTGAATCTTCAAAATTGAACCCTGAAAACATAGAATTGATAATTGTTGCAACAATGACAGCTGAATATGCCACACCTGCAATTGCGTGCTTAGTACAAAAGGCTATAGGAGCAAAAAATGCTCTTGCTTTTGATTTAAATGCTGCTTGCTCAGGCTTCATTTTTGCACTTCATACAGCAAATCAGTTTATGATAAGTGGCACTTATAAAAATGCACTCATTATTGGAAGTGAAAAACTATCTAACATAGTAAATTGGGAAGATAGAAATACATGTGTACTATTTGGTGATGGAGCAGGCGCTGTCGTTCTTGAGGCAAGCGAACAACCAGGAATCATAGAAACTATTTGTCAGTCAGTTGGTGATGATTATACCAGCTTAACCGCAGGAATTAATAGGATTAAAACACCTTTTCCAAATACTGATGTTGAAAATAATTTTATACAAATGGATGGAAGAGAAGTATTTGAATTTGCATGTACGAAAGTACCTCAATGTATAGAGGATGTTTTGGTAAAAGCAAATATCGAAAAGAGCGAGGTTGATTATTTTATATTGCATCAAGCGAATATAAGAATTATCAATAGAGTTGCTAAAAAACTTGACCAAAACATTGAAAAATTTTATACTAATATTGATAGCTACGGCAATACTTCATCTGCAAGCATTGGTATAGCGCTAGATGAAATGTATAGAAGTGGAAATCTAAAAGACAAAAAAGTTGTATTATCTGGATTTGGTGCTGGTTTAACTTATGGTGCAAGCATTATTCAATTTTAA
- the fabZ gene encoding 3-hydroxyacyl-[acyl-carrier-protein] dehydratase FabZ produces the protein MLTINEIKNIIPHRAPFLLIDKVEELIPGERATAYKNVTFNEYFFEGHFPQEPVMPGVLIIEALAQTGAVAILSLEELKGKIAYFGGIKSARFRGKVIPGDVLKLDVEIIKRRGPIGVGQATATVNGKVVTECELTFVVGE, from the coding sequence ATGTTAACAATTAATGAGATTAAAAATATAATTCCACATAGAGCACCATTTTTATTAATCGATAAGGTGGAAGAATTGATTCCAGGTGAACGCGCTACTGCTTATAAAAACGTTACTTTTAATGAATACTTTTTTGAAGGACATTTTCCACAGGAACCTGTTATGCCTGGCGTTCTAATCATTGAAGCCCTTGCACAAACGGGAGCAGTCGCTATTTTATCACTAGAAGAACTAAAAGGTAAAATTGCCTATTTCGGTGGAATTAAAAGTGCTAGATTTAGAGGTAAGGTTATACCAGGTGATGTACTAAAGCTTGATGTAGAAATTATAAAAAGAAGAGGCCCGATTGGGGTTGGGCAAGCGACAGCAACTGTGAATGGAAAGGTCGTAACTGAATGCGAATTAACCTTTGTTGTTGGAGAATAA
- a CDS encoding acetyl-CoA carboxylase carboxyl transferase subunit alpha, with amino-acid sequence MLAWEKVQKARRIDRPTSIDYIEKIVEDFIEFHGDRLYEDDHAIIGGIGRIGSISVTVIAQEKGKNTNDKVMRNFAMPNPEGYRKALRLMKQAEKFNRPVICFVDTPGAYPGIGAEERGQGEAIAKNLLEMSKLKVPIISIIIGEGGSGGALALAVADQVWMLENAIYSILSPEGYASILYKDSSKAKEVSEEMKLTSEDLLELGVIDRIIKEPLDGAHESFKPIARALKEAIETELIRLKEIEINELLDSRYQKYRKFY; translated from the coding sequence ATGTTGGCATGGGAAAAAGTTCAAAAAGCAAGAAGGATAGATCGTCCAACAAGTATTGATTATATTGAGAAAATCGTTGAAGATTTTATTGAGTTTCATGGAGATAGACTTTACGAAGATGATCATGCCATTATTGGTGGAATTGGAAGAATTGGTTCTATCAGTGTTACGGTTATTGCACAGGAAAAAGGTAAAAATACAAATGATAAAGTTATGAGAAACTTTGCTATGCCTAATCCAGAAGGCTATAGAAAAGCACTTAGACTTATGAAACAGGCAGAGAAATTTAACCGACCTGTTATTTGTTTTGTAGATACCCCTGGTGCATATCCAGGTATTGGTGCTGAGGAAAGAGGTCAAGGTGAAGCAATAGCAAAGAATCTATTAGAAATGTCGAAGCTTAAGGTTCCAATTATTTCTATTATTATTGGTGAGGGCGGCAGTGGTGGGGCGCTAGCACTTGCTGTAGCAGATCAGGTATGGATGCTTGAAAATGCCATTTATTCTATACTTTCTCCAGAAGGCTACGCTAGTATATTGTACAAGGATAGTAGTAAGGCAAAAGAAGTATCTGAAGAGATGAAACTAACCTCAGAGGATTTATTAGAACTTGGAGTAATTGATCGTATCATTAAAGAACCTTTAGACGGTGCTCATGAAAGCTTTAAGCCGATTGCAAGGGCATTGAAGGAAGCAATTGAAACAGAGTTAATTAGGCTAAAAGAAATTGAAATAAACGAATTACTCGATAGTAGATATCAAAAATATAGAAAGTTTTATTAA